From Pseudomonas vanderleydeniana, the proteins below share one genomic window:
- a CDS encoding MFS transporter, whose translation MSAQQPPRQPGNLTVTLQIVSIVFYTFIAFLCIGLPIAVLPGYVHEQLGFSAVIAGLTIGSQYLATLLSRPMAGRMADNVGTKRAIIYGLVGICLSGALTLLSTLLQQLPLLSLIILIIGRLLLGTAQGLIGVGTISWGIGQVGADQTARVISWNGIASYGAIAIGAPLGVLMVADYGFASLGIALSALAAGALLLIRNKPSVPVIRGERLPFWAVFGRIAPYGTSLTLASIGYGTLTTFITLFYLSRGWTGAAYCLTVFGSCFILARLFFIGTINRFGGFKVAMACMSIETLGLTLLWLSPSTGVALAGAGLAGFGLSLVYPAIGVEAIRQVPTSSRGAGLSAYAVFFDLALAIAGPLMGAVALNLGYAWIFCCAAVLSIIGLSVTVLLARRPTAQ comes from the coding sequence ATGTCTGCCCAGCAACCGCCCCGCCAGCCCGGCAACCTGACCGTCACCCTGCAAATCGTCTCCATCGTCTTCTATACCTTTATCGCCTTCCTCTGCATCGGCCTGCCGATAGCGGTGCTGCCCGGCTATGTGCACGAACAACTGGGCTTCAGTGCGGTCATCGCCGGGTTGACCATCGGTTCGCAGTACCTGGCGACCCTGCTCAGTCGGCCCATGGCCGGTCGCATGGCCGACAACGTCGGCACCAAGCGCGCGATCATCTACGGCCTGGTGGGCATCTGCCTGAGCGGCGCACTGACCCTGCTGTCGACCCTGCTCCAGCAACTGCCCCTGCTGAGCCTGATCATCCTGATCATCGGGCGCCTGCTGCTCGGCACTGCCCAGGGCCTGATCGGTGTCGGCACCATCAGCTGGGGGATCGGCCAGGTCGGTGCCGACCAGACCGCGCGAGTGATTTCCTGGAACGGTATTGCCTCCTACGGCGCCATCGCCATCGGTGCACCGCTGGGCGTACTGATGGTCGCCGACTACGGTTTCGCCAGTCTCGGGATCGCCTTGTCGGCCCTGGCTGCCGGCGCCCTGCTGCTGATTCGCAACAAACCCTCGGTGCCGGTGATCCGGGGTGAGCGCCTGCCCTTCTGGGCGGTATTCGGTCGCATTGCGCCCTACGGCACGAGCCTGACCCTGGCCTCCATCGGCTATGGCACGCTGACCACCTTCATCACCCTCTTCTACCTCAGCCGGGGCTGGACCGGCGCCGCCTACTGCCTGACCGTATTTGGCAGCTGTTTCATCCTGGCGCGACTGTTCTTCATCGGCACCATCAACCGTTTTGGTGGCTTCAAGGTGGCCATGGCCTGCATGAGCATCGAAACCCTCGGCCTGACCCTGCTCTGGCTCTCGCCCTCCACCGGCGTCGCCCTGGCCGGCGCGGGCCTCGCGGGTTTTGGCTTGTCGCTGGTGTATCCGGCCATCGGCGTGGAAGCCATCCGGCAGGTGCCAACCAGCAGTCGCGGGGCGGGGCTGAGCGCCTATGCGGTGTTTTTCGATCTGGCACTGGCGATTGCCGGCCCACTCATGGGCGCGGTCGCGCTGAACCTGGGATATGCGTGGATTTTCTGCTGCGCGGCCGTGCTGTCGATCATCGGCCTGTCGGTCACCGTGTTGCTGGCACGGCGCCCGACAGCCCAGTGA
- a CDS encoding alpha/beta hydrolase family protein, which produces MMRLCAVLLICLATGFTTVQAAPAPAAHWSVGFHRLTFLDPLDLQPMKAIAFYPSTGREQWSKIGGYTIQASEDARIAIGRYPLLMLSHGNTGTPLALHDLATSLARKGFVVVAVLHPGDNYKDHSRLGTLSNLYGRPMQISEAITATLGDPMLSPFVEAEQVGVIGYSAGGETALILSGAQPNLDRLRRYCQERPDDKDACTTKGELIVDRDDLQPVSDPRVHALMLMAPLGLMFGRHTLADVHVPVLMYSGDGDKLVFPDKNAAALARKLPVAPQFKLIAGAGHFVFMAPCSEEQLHATPGLCTDPEGVNRADIHRDLISEAGRFFSKTLNVPNRGGLQTADQ; this is translated from the coding sequence ATGATGCGTCTTTGTGCAGTATTACTGATCTGCCTGGCAACGGGCTTCACGACGGTGCAGGCGGCTCCAGCCCCTGCGGCTCACTGGAGCGTGGGCTTTCATCGCCTGACGTTTCTCGATCCCCTGGACTTGCAGCCGATGAAGGCGATTGCCTTCTATCCTTCCACCGGTCGCGAGCAGTGGAGCAAGATCGGTGGCTACACCATCCAGGCCAGCGAGGATGCGCGGATTGCCATCGGTCGTTATCCGCTGCTGATGCTGTCCCACGGCAACACCGGCACGCCGCTGGCCCTGCACGACCTGGCAACCTCGCTGGCACGCAAGGGTTTCGTCGTGGTGGCGGTGCTGCATCCTGGCGACAACTACAAGGATCACAGCCGCCTGGGCACCTTGAGCAACCTCTATGGCCGCCCCATGCAGATCTCCGAAGCGATCACCGCGACCCTGGGCGATCCGATGCTCTCGCCATTCGTGGAAGCCGAGCAGGTCGGGGTGATTGGCTACTCCGCCGGGGGCGAGACTGCGCTGATACTTTCTGGTGCACAACCGAACCTCGATCGCCTGCGGCGTTACTGCCAGGAACGCCCGGACGACAAGGATGCCTGCACCACCAAGGGTGAGTTGATCGTCGACCGCGACGACCTGCAGCCGGTTTCCGATCCACGGGTACACGCATTGATGCTGATGGCACCGCTGGGCCTGATGTTCGGTCGCCATACGCTGGCCGACGTGCACGTGCCGGTGCTGATGTACAGTGGGGACGGCGACAAGCTGGTGTTCCCCGACAAGAATGCCGCCGCCCTGGCCCGCAAGCTGCCGGTGGCACCGCAGTTCAAGCTGATTGCCGGCGCCGGGCACTTCGTGTTCATGGCGCCCTGCAGCGAAGAACAATTGCATGCCACGCCGGGGCTATGCACCGACCCGGAAGGTGTCAATCGGGCGGATATTCATCGCGACCTGATCTCCGAGGCCGGGCGCTTCTTCAGCAAGACCCTGAACGTGCCGAATCGCGGCGGCCTGCAAACCGCCGATCAGTGA
- a CDS encoding FMN-dependent NADH-azoreductase, with protein sequence MKLLHIDSSILGDHSASRQLSQSVVKAWQAAEPSSVVTYRDLANDAISHFSSLTLAAGGTAAELRDAAQRHEAELSAATLEEFLAADAIVIAAPMYNFSVPSQLKAWIDRIAVAGKTFRYTENGPEGLAGGKKVVIVSTSGGLHVGLPTGVGHEDYLKVLFGFLGITDIEFVRAHGLGYGEEVRAKSMSDAQALISDTLFAAA encoded by the coding sequence ATGAAACTCTTGCACATCGATTCCAGCATCCTGGGTGACCACTCGGCTTCGCGCCAACTGAGCCAAAGCGTGGTCAAGGCCTGGCAGGCCGCCGAACCTTCGAGCGTGGTGACCTACCGTGACCTGGCCAATGATGCCATCAGCCACTTCTCCAGCCTGACCCTGGCTGCCGGTGGTACCGCTGCCGAACTGCGTGATGCCGCCCAGCGTCACGAAGCCGAGCTCAGCGCCGCGACCCTGGAAGAGTTCCTGGCCGCCGATGCCATCGTCATCGCCGCGCCGATGTACAACTTCAGCGTGCCTAGCCAACTGAAGGCCTGGATCGACCGCATCGCCGTGGCCGGCAAGACTTTCCGCTACACCGAGAATGGCCCTGAAGGCCTGGCCGGTGGCAAGAAGGTCGTGATCGTTTCGACTTCCGGTGGCCTGCATGTGGGCCTGCCGACCGGTGTCGGCCATGAAGACTACCTGAAAGTACTGTTCGGTTTCCTCGGCATCACCGACATCGAGTTCGTCCGTGCCCACGGCCTGGGCTACGGTGAAGAGGTTCGTGCCAAGTCCATGAGCGACGCTCAGGCACTGATCAGCGACACCTTGTTCGCTGCCGCGTAA
- a CDS encoding LysR substrate-binding domain-containing protein, whose amino-acid sequence MQDLNDLYYFAKVVEAGGFAAAGRLLGIPKSRLSRRIAELEERLGARLLQRTTRQLKLTAVGERYLRHCQAMLLEAEMADEAVASMSSEPRGRLRVSCPIGLAQEFMPRVIASFLAAHPLVQLEVVMVNRRVDLVTEGIDVALRVREHGDEDPSLVTRRLRQAQTFMLATPAFLQQHPIDSLEDLMKAPALGALEADRQVHLSLLDERGQKRDLALEARLGVDDFIVRKACASAGLGFTVLPMLYCEEELANGTFVRILPEWSLPGGWLQAVYPHRRGLLPAVRAWIDHLAEAFRECGDRAL is encoded by the coding sequence ATGCAGGATCTCAACGATCTCTATTACTTCGCCAAGGTCGTGGAAGCCGGTGGTTTCGCGGCGGCCGGCCGTCTGCTGGGGATTCCCAAGTCGCGCCTGTCGCGACGGATTGCCGAGCTGGAAGAACGCCTCGGCGCCCGCCTGCTGCAACGTACCACGCGACAACTGAAACTGACCGCCGTCGGCGAACGCTACCTGCGCCATTGCCAGGCCATGCTGCTGGAGGCGGAAATGGCCGATGAGGCCGTCGCCAGCATGTCCAGCGAGCCCCGCGGGCGGTTGCGGGTATCCTGCCCGATCGGACTCGCCCAGGAATTCATGCCGCGGGTGATTGCCAGCTTCCTCGCGGCCCACCCGCTGGTGCAACTGGAAGTGGTGATGGTCAACCGCCGGGTCGACCTGGTCACGGAAGGCATCGACGTCGCCCTGCGCGTACGTGAACATGGCGACGAAGACCCGTCGCTGGTCACCCGTCGACTGCGTCAGGCGCAGACTTTCATGCTCGCCACCCCGGCCTTCCTGCAACAGCACCCGATCGACAGCCTCGAGGACCTGATGAAGGCCCCTGCCCTCGGCGCCCTGGAAGCCGATCGCCAGGTCCACCTCAGCCTGCTGGACGAACGCGGACAGAAGCGCGATCTGGCGCTCGAGGCCCGGCTGGGCGTGGATGATTTCATCGTGCGCAAGGCCTGTGCCTCGGCCGGACTGGGCTTCACGGTACTGCCCATGCTCTACTGCGAGGAAGAACTGGCCAATGGCACCTTCGTGCGCATCCTGCCCGAGTGGTCGCTACCGGGGGGCTGGTTGCAGGCCGTCTACCCGCATAGGCGTGGGTTGCTGCCAGCGGTACGGGCCTGGATCGATCACCTGGCCGAAGCCTTCAGGGAATGTGGAGACAGAGCACTATGA
- a CDS encoding MmcQ/YjbR family DNA-binding protein — MNQEAVARFCLDLPGAREDYKWGGVRVFSVAGSKMFALLNLSGDTLSFKVDKELFLGHVDRPGIRPAPYLARAFWISMNAPYPLGGEELQDLLRRSHQLVVAKLPKRSQVGLLL; from the coding sequence ATGAACCAGGAAGCCGTCGCGCGCTTCTGCCTTGACCTGCCAGGAGCCCGGGAAGACTACAAGTGGGGTGGCGTCCGGGTGTTCTCGGTTGCCGGAAGCAAGATGTTCGCCCTGCTCAATCTCAGCGGCGACACGTTGTCGTTCAAGGTCGACAAGGAGCTGTTCCTCGGTCATGTCGATCGTCCGGGCATCCGTCCCGCGCCCTATCTGGCACGGGCTTTCTGGATCAGCATGAACGCTCCCTACCCGCTGGGCGGCGAGGAACTGCAGGACCTGCTGCGCCGCTCCCACCAATTGGTGGTCGCCAAGCTGCCCAAGCGCAGCCAGGTTGGCCTGCTGCTGTAG
- a CDS encoding DUF1294 domain-containing protein, giving the protein MRKANAAEGARPATTGRVRQLRLKLVVGLLLCVLPGVGVLRLWLGEGTRWPLWAYGIASLLAFVLYWDDKRKARNDAWRIPEKVLHGVELLGGWPGALIAQQAFRHKTRKLSFQVVFWLIVLVHQVFWIDRLFLDATLAHLSFL; this is encoded by the coding sequence ATGAGGAAGGCGAACGCTGCCGAGGGCGCCCGGCCAGCCACCACTGGCCGGGTCCGCCAGCTCCGGCTCAAGCTCGTCGTCGGGCTGTTGCTGTGTGTCTTGCCGGGCGTCGGTGTGTTGCGCCTGTGGCTGGGTGAGGGAACCCGTTGGCCACTGTGGGCCTATGGGATCGCCAGCCTGCTGGCGTTCGTTCTGTATTGGGACGACAAGCGCAAGGCGCGCAATGACGCCTGGCGCATCCCGGAAAAGGTGCTGCATGGCGTCGAACTGCTGGGCGGCTGGCCCGGGGCGCTGATCGCCCAGCAGGCCTTTCGGCACAAGACCCGCAAGCTGTCGTTCCAGGTGGTGTTCTGGCTGATTGTGCTGGTGCACCAGGTGTTCTGGATCGACCGGCTGTTTCTCGACGCCACCCTGGCTCACCTGTCCTTTTTATAG